The following proteins come from a genomic window of Rutidosis leptorrhynchoides isolate AG116_Rl617_1_P2 chromosome 10, CSIRO_AGI_Rlap_v1, whole genome shotgun sequence:
- the LOC139869956 gene encoding ABC transporter B family member 11-like isoform X3 has protein sequence MTNTTGVQHDKEEEKESSHTVPFYKLFAFADSTDYMLMLLGTIGAIGNGICMPLMTVLFGDVINSFGENQNSHHLVAVVSKVSLQFVHLGVGCGVAAFLQVAMWMITGERQATRIRNLYLKTILRQDISFFDKETNMGEVIGRMSGDTVLIQDAMGEKVGKFTQLLATFIGAFVIAFAKGWLLALVMISTIPPLVITGGIMSVIIAKMASRGQTTYGKAAIVVEQTISSIRTVASFTGEKKALSDYHKSLVDAYNSKVHEGLATGLCFGAMKFFIYCSYSLAVWFGVKMILEKSYTGGTVLTVMFSMLAGSMSLGQASPCLSAFYAGRAAAYKMFETINRKPEIDSYDPKGKILSEIRGDIELKDVYFTYPARPDKEIFSRFSLYIPSGSTTALVGESGSGKSTVISLIERFYDPQAGEILIDNINLKEFQLRWIRGKIGLVSQEPVLFTSSIKDNIMYGKDNASMDEIRVAVELANAARFIDKLPQGLDTMVGEHGTQLSGGQKQRIAIARAIIKDPKILLLDEATSALDAESERVVQEALDEIMENRTTVIIAHRLSTIRKADMIAVIHRGKMVEKGSHSELLQDPEGAYSQLIKLQESNNVSKDQDNSETGTDPKRLSSRKSVHRRSISVSTSAIDIEEQETSKSHPKVPLRRLAYLNKPEIPILIIGSIAAIINGTLLPLFSIMLSNMIKTFYEPPHQMKSSTRFWALMFVILGLVSLLATPGKSYCFAIAGAKLVKRIRSLCFEKVINMEISWFDKTENTTGSIGARLSTDAANVRALVGDALAEHVQDASSVATGLVIAFSACWQLALIILVLIPLMSANGYVQMKFLKGFTADSKMKYEEASQVANDAVGSIRTVASFNSEEKVMKLYRTKCEGPRKSGIKQGLISGIGFGVSYFLLFCVYGTSSYIGARFVEAEITTFKDVFRVFLALTFASLVVSQSSSFAPHSSKAKSSTVSIFSILDENSEIDPSDESGEKLETIKGEIKIRHVSFKYPARPDIQIFRDLCLTIRSGKMVALVGESGSGKSTVIQLLQRFYNPDSGSIKLDGVELQKFQVKWLRMQMGLVGQEPVLFNETVRANIAYGKDGDATESEIIAASKLANAHKFISSLHKGYDTMVGEKGAQMSGGQKQRIAIARAIVKSPKILLFDEATSALDAESERVVQDALDKVMVNRTTVVVAHRLSTIKNADVIVVIKNGVVVEKGKHDKLINIKDGFYTSLVSFHMNSKH, from the exons ATGACAAATACCACTGGTGTACAACATGACAAAGAAGAAGAAAAGGAGAGTAGTCATACGGTGCCGTTTTATAAGCTATTTGCCTTTGCTGATTCCACTGATTACATGTTGATGTTACTTGGTACCATTGGTGCTATTGGAAATGGAATATGCATGCCTCTCATGACTGTTCTTTTTGGTGACGTTATTAATTCTTTTGGTGAGAATCAGAATAGTCATCATCTAGTTGCTGTTGTTTCTAAG GTATCGCTTCAATTCGTTCACCTTGGTGTTGGGTGTGGTGTTGCAGCATTCCTTC AGGTGGCAATGTGGATGATAACAGGAGAACGTCAGGCTACAAGAATAAGGAATCTGTATCTAAAAACAATACTGAGACAAGACATATCATTTTTTGACAAGGAAACAAATATGGGAGAAGTAATTGGCAGGATGTCTGGTGATACGGTCCTTATACAAGATGCCATGGGGGAGAAG GTTGGGAAATTCACACAACTACTGGCAACATTTATTGGAGCTTTTGTGATTGCATTTGCCAAGGGATGGCTTCTTGCTCTAGTCATGATATCTACAATCCCTCCGTTGGTAATCACTGGAGGAATTATGTCAGTAATAATAGCCAAAATGGCATCACGGGGCCAAACTACTTATGGTAAAGCAGCTATTGTAGTTGAGCAAACAATCAGCTCAATCAGAACG GTTGCTTCTTTCACAGGGGAGAAAAAAGCTCTCTCTGATTACCATAAATCGCTTGTAGATGCTTACAATTCTAAAGTTCATGAAGGTCTGGCTACTGGCCTTTGTTTTGGGGCGATGAAATTTTTCATATATTGTAGCTATTCGTTAGCTGTTTGGTTTGGCGTTAAGATGATACTTGAAAAGAGCTACACTGGTGGGACTGTGTTGACTGTAATGTTTTCTATGCTGGCTGGATCCAT GTCTCTTGGGCAGGCATCACCTTGTTTGAGTGCATTTTATGCGGGTCGGGCAGCAGCATACAAGATGTTTGAAACTATAAACAGAAAGCCTGAAATAGATTCTTATGATCCAAAAGGGAAAATATTAAGTGAAATTCGTGGTGATATAGAATTAAAGGATGTGTATTTTACTTATCCTGCAAGACCAGATAAGGAAATTTTTAGCAGATTCTCTCTTTACATCCCAAGTGGCTCTACTACAGCTTTGGTTGGAGAAAGTGGAAGTGGAAAGTCTACGGTTATCAGCCTAATTGAGAGATTTTATGATCCTCAAGCAGGGGAGATTCTAATTGATAATATAAATCTAAAAGAATTTCAGTTAAGGTGGATTAGGGGAAAGATTGGTCTTGTTAGCCAAGAACCTGTTTTGTTTACATCTAGCATCAAAGATAATATTATGTATGGGAAAGATAACGCATCTATGGACGAGATTAGAGTTGCAGTGGAGCTTGCAAATGCTGCTAGATTTATCGACAAACTTCCTCAG GGACTTGACACGATGGTTGGTGAACACGGAACACAACTATCGGGAGGACAAAAGCAAAGAATTGCTATTGCCAGAGCGATTATTAAAGATCCAAAAATCCTTCTTTTGGATGAAGCAACAAGCGCACTTGATGCAGAGTCCGAGAGAGTTGTGCAAGAGGCATTAGACGAGATAATGGAAAATAGAACAACTGTCATAATTGCACATCGTTTGAGCACGATCAGAAAAGCTGATATGATTGCAGTCATTCACCGGGGAAAGATGGTTGAGAAAG GATCACATTCAGAGTTACTTCAGGATCCTGAAGGAGCATATTCACAACTTATAAAATTACAAGAGTCTAATAATGTCTCTAAAGACCAAGATAACTCAGAAACTGGAACGGACCCAAAAAGACTGTCAAGTCGTAAATCAGTCCACCGACGATCAATAA GTGTCTCTACATCAGCAATTGATATTGAAGAACAAGAAACTTCAAAAAGTCATCCTAAAGTCCCACTTCGCCGCCTTGCCTATCTTAACAAGCCAGAGATACCCATACTCATAATAGGTTCCATAGCTGCTATTATTAATGGAACATTACTCCCACTTTTTAGCATTATGCTTTCTAACATGATTAAGACATTTTATGAACCACCTCATCAAATGAAGTCTAGCACACGATTCTGGGCTTTAATGTTTGTGATACTTGGATTGGTATCTCTTTTAGCAACTCCAGGAAAATCATATTGTTTTGCAATTGCTGGAGCTAAGCTAGTAAAAAGGATTAGATCGTTATGTTTTGAAAAGGTGATTAATATGGAGATTAGTTGGTTTGATAAGACGGAAAACACAACTGGTTCAATTGGTGCAAGGTTGTCAACAGATGCAGCCAATGTTCGCGCTTTGGTTGGCGATGCACTTGCTGAGCATGTTCAGGATGCATCCTCTGTGGCTACCGGTTTAGTCATCGCTTTTTCAGCATGCTGGCAGTTAGCTCTTATCATTCTTGTACTTATTCCCCTTATGAGTGCTAATGGTTATGTACAGATGAAATTCTTGAAAGGGTTTACTGCTGATTCTAAGATGAAGTACGAGGAAGCAAGTCAGGTGGCGAATGATGCAGTCGGGAGTATAAGGACGGTGGCTTCTTTTAATTCTGAAGAAAAAGTGATGAAGCTTTATAGAACTAAATGTGAGGGTCCCAGGAAATCAGGGATAAAACAAGGTTTAATAAGTGGGATTGGATTTGGAGTGTCATATTTCTTACTTTTCTGTGTGTATGGAACTAGCTCTTATATTGGTGCTCGGTTTGTAGAGGCCGAAATAACTACATTCAAAGATGTTTTTCGGGTATTCTTAGCTTTGACATTTGCATCCTTAGTTGTATCCCAATCAAGTTCGTTTGCCCCACATTCAAGCAAAGCCAAAAGTTCTACAGTGTCGATTTTTTCCATTTTAGATGAAAACTCGGAGATTGATCCGAGTGACGAATCAGGGGAGAAATTGGAGACAATTAAGGGTGAAATTAAGATTCGGCATGTTAGCTTTAAATATCCCGCCAGACCTGACATTCAAATATTCCGAGATTTATGCTTAACCATTCGTAGTGGTAAGATGGTAGCTTTGGTTGGAGAAAGTGGAAGTGGAAAATCAACAGTTATTCAACTCCTGCAAAGATTCTACAACCCAGATTCGGGATCCATCAAGTTGGATGGAGTCGAATTACAGAAATTTCAAGTTAAGTGGCTCAGGATGCAAATGGGTCTTGTTGGCCAGGAGCCCGTGTTGTTTAATGAGACCGTTAGAGCCAACATTGCTTATGGTAAAGATGGTGATGCTACAGAATCTGAAATTATAGCTGCTTCAAAATTAGCTAATGCCCACAAGTTCATCAGTTCTTTACACAAAGGTTACGATACAATGGTAGGTGAGAAAGGAGCGCAAATGTCAGGTGGCCAAAAACAAAGAATAGCAATAGCTAGAGCGATTGTTAAGAGTCCCAAAATACTATTGTTTGATGAGGCTACAAGCGCGCTTGACGCCGAGTCGGAAAGAGTTGTTCAAGATGCGTTGGATAAAGTGATGGTCAACAGGACCACAGTGGTGGTTGCTCACCGGTTGTCAACAATTAAAAATGCAGACGTGATTGTAGTTATCAAGAATGGAGTAGTCGTTGAAAAAGGAAAACATGATAAATTAATCAATATCAAGGACGGATTCTATACATCTTTAGTTTCCTTTCATATGAACTCTAAGCATTAG
- the LOC139869956 gene encoding ABC transporter B family member 11-like isoform X4 — translation MTNTTGVQHDKEEEKESSHTVPFYKLFAFADSTDYMLMLLGTIGAIGNGICMPLMTVLFGDVINSFGENQNSHHLVAVVSKVSLQFVHLGVGCGVAAFLQVAMWMITGERQATRIRNLYLKTILRQDISFFDKETNMGEVIGRMSGDTVLIQDAMGEKVGKFTQLLATFIGAFVIAFAKGWLLALVMISTIPPLVITGGIMSVIIAKMASRGQTTYGKAAIVVEQTISSIRTVASFTGEKKALSDYHKSLVDAYNSKVHEGLATGLCFGAMKFFIYCSYSLAVWFGVKMILEKSYTGGTVLTVMFSMLAGSMSLGQASPCLSAFYAGRAAAYKMFETINRKPEIDSYDPKGKILSEIRGDIELKDVYFTYPARPDKEIFSRFSLYIPSGSTTALVGESGSGKSTVISLIERFYDPQAGEILIDNINLKEFQLRWIRGKIGLVSQEPVLFTSSIKDNIMYGKDNASMDEIRVAVELANAARFIDKLPQGLDTMVGEHGTQLSGGQKQRIAIARAIIKDPKILLLDEATSALDAESERVVQEALDEIMENRTTVIIAHRLSTIRKADMIAVIHRGKMVEKGSHSELLQDPEGAYSQLIKLQESNNVSKDQDNSETGTDPKRLSSRKSVHRRSISRGSPGSRRLSSSIHPKVPLRRLAYLNKPEIPILIIGSIAAIINGTLLPLFSIMLSNMIKTFYEPPHQMKSSTRFWALMFVILGLVSLLATPGKSYCFAIAGAKLVKRIRSLCFEKVINMEISWFDKTENTTGSIGARLSTDAANVRALVGDALAEHVQDASSVATGLVIAFSACWQLALIILVLIPLMSANGYVQMKFLKGFTADSKMKYEEASQVANDAVGSIRTVASFNSEEKVMKLYRTKCEGPRKSGIKQGLISGIGFGVSYFLLFCVYGTSSYIGARFVEAEITTFKDVFRVFLALTFASLVVSQSSSFAPHSSKAKSSTVSIFSILDENSEIDPSDESGEKLETIKGEIKIRHVSFKYPARPDIQIFRDLCLTIRSGKMVALVGESGSGKSTVIQLLQRFYNPDSGSIKLDGVELQKFQVKWLRMQMGLVGQEPVLFNETVRANIAYGKDGDATESEIIAASKLANAHKFISSLHKGYDTMVGEKGAQMSGGQKQRIAIARAIVKSPKILLFDEATSALDAESERVVQDALDKVMVNRTTVVVAHRLSTIKNADVIVVIKNGVVVEKGKHDKLINIKDGFYTSLVSFHMNSKH, via the exons ATGACAAATACCACTGGTGTACAACATGACAAAGAAGAAGAAAAGGAGAGTAGTCATACGGTGCCGTTTTATAAGCTATTTGCCTTTGCTGATTCCACTGATTACATGTTGATGTTACTTGGTACCATTGGTGCTATTGGAAATGGAATATGCATGCCTCTCATGACTGTTCTTTTTGGTGACGTTATTAATTCTTTTGGTGAGAATCAGAATAGTCATCATCTAGTTGCTGTTGTTTCTAAG GTATCGCTTCAATTCGTTCACCTTGGTGTTGGGTGTGGTGTTGCAGCATTCCTTC AGGTGGCAATGTGGATGATAACAGGAGAACGTCAGGCTACAAGAATAAGGAATCTGTATCTAAAAACAATACTGAGACAAGACATATCATTTTTTGACAAGGAAACAAATATGGGAGAAGTAATTGGCAGGATGTCTGGTGATACGGTCCTTATACAAGATGCCATGGGGGAGAAG GTTGGGAAATTCACACAACTACTGGCAACATTTATTGGAGCTTTTGTGATTGCATTTGCCAAGGGATGGCTTCTTGCTCTAGTCATGATATCTACAATCCCTCCGTTGGTAATCACTGGAGGAATTATGTCAGTAATAATAGCCAAAATGGCATCACGGGGCCAAACTACTTATGGTAAAGCAGCTATTGTAGTTGAGCAAACAATCAGCTCAATCAGAACG GTTGCTTCTTTCACAGGGGAGAAAAAAGCTCTCTCTGATTACCATAAATCGCTTGTAGATGCTTACAATTCTAAAGTTCATGAAGGTCTGGCTACTGGCCTTTGTTTTGGGGCGATGAAATTTTTCATATATTGTAGCTATTCGTTAGCTGTTTGGTTTGGCGTTAAGATGATACTTGAAAAGAGCTACACTGGTGGGACTGTGTTGACTGTAATGTTTTCTATGCTGGCTGGATCCAT GTCTCTTGGGCAGGCATCACCTTGTTTGAGTGCATTTTATGCGGGTCGGGCAGCAGCATACAAGATGTTTGAAACTATAAACAGAAAGCCTGAAATAGATTCTTATGATCCAAAAGGGAAAATATTAAGTGAAATTCGTGGTGATATAGAATTAAAGGATGTGTATTTTACTTATCCTGCAAGACCAGATAAGGAAATTTTTAGCAGATTCTCTCTTTACATCCCAAGTGGCTCTACTACAGCTTTGGTTGGAGAAAGTGGAAGTGGAAAGTCTACGGTTATCAGCCTAATTGAGAGATTTTATGATCCTCAAGCAGGGGAGATTCTAATTGATAATATAAATCTAAAAGAATTTCAGTTAAGGTGGATTAGGGGAAAGATTGGTCTTGTTAGCCAAGAACCTGTTTTGTTTACATCTAGCATCAAAGATAATATTATGTATGGGAAAGATAACGCATCTATGGACGAGATTAGAGTTGCAGTGGAGCTTGCAAATGCTGCTAGATTTATCGACAAACTTCCTCAG GGACTTGACACGATGGTTGGTGAACACGGAACACAACTATCGGGAGGACAAAAGCAAAGAATTGCTATTGCCAGAGCGATTATTAAAGATCCAAAAATCCTTCTTTTGGATGAAGCAACAAGCGCACTTGATGCAGAGTCCGAGAGAGTTGTGCAAGAGGCATTAGACGAGATAATGGAAAATAGAACAACTGTCATAATTGCACATCGTTTGAGCACGATCAGAAAAGCTGATATGATTGCAGTCATTCACCGGGGAAAGATGGTTGAGAAAG GATCACATTCAGAGTTACTTCAGGATCCTGAAGGAGCATATTCACAACTTATAAAATTACAAGAGTCTAATAATGTCTCTAAAGACCAAGATAACTCAGAAACTGGAACGGACCCAAAAAGACTGTCAAGTCGTAAATCAGTCCACCGACGATCAATAAGTAGAGGATCGCCTGGAAGTAGACGCCTCTCATCATCTAT TCATCCTAAAGTCCCACTTCGCCGCCTTGCCTATCTTAACAAGCCAGAGATACCCATACTCATAATAGGTTCCATAGCTGCTATTATTAATGGAACATTACTCCCACTTTTTAGCATTATGCTTTCTAACATGATTAAGACATTTTATGAACCACCTCATCAAATGAAGTCTAGCACACGATTCTGGGCTTTAATGTTTGTGATACTTGGATTGGTATCTCTTTTAGCAACTCCAGGAAAATCATATTGTTTTGCAATTGCTGGAGCTAAGCTAGTAAAAAGGATTAGATCGTTATGTTTTGAAAAGGTGATTAATATGGAGATTAGTTGGTTTGATAAGACGGAAAACACAACTGGTTCAATTGGTGCAAGGTTGTCAACAGATGCAGCCAATGTTCGCGCTTTGGTTGGCGATGCACTTGCTGAGCATGTTCAGGATGCATCCTCTGTGGCTACCGGTTTAGTCATCGCTTTTTCAGCATGCTGGCAGTTAGCTCTTATCATTCTTGTACTTATTCCCCTTATGAGTGCTAATGGTTATGTACAGATGAAATTCTTGAAAGGGTTTACTGCTGATTCTAAGATGAAGTACGAGGAAGCAAGTCAGGTGGCGAATGATGCAGTCGGGAGTATAAGGACGGTGGCTTCTTTTAATTCTGAAGAAAAAGTGATGAAGCTTTATAGAACTAAATGTGAGGGTCCCAGGAAATCAGGGATAAAACAAGGTTTAATAAGTGGGATTGGATTTGGAGTGTCATATTTCTTACTTTTCTGTGTGTATGGAACTAGCTCTTATATTGGTGCTCGGTTTGTAGAGGCCGAAATAACTACATTCAAAGATGTTTTTCGGGTATTCTTAGCTTTGACATTTGCATCCTTAGTTGTATCCCAATCAAGTTCGTTTGCCCCACATTCAAGCAAAGCCAAAAGTTCTACAGTGTCGATTTTTTCCATTTTAGATGAAAACTCGGAGATTGATCCGAGTGACGAATCAGGGGAGAAATTGGAGACAATTAAGGGTGAAATTAAGATTCGGCATGTTAGCTTTAAATATCCCGCCAGACCTGACATTCAAATATTCCGAGATTTATGCTTAACCATTCGTAGTGGTAAGATGGTAGCTTTGGTTGGAGAAAGTGGAAGTGGAAAATCAACAGTTATTCAACTCCTGCAAAGATTCTACAACCCAGATTCGGGATCCATCAAGTTGGATGGAGTCGAATTACAGAAATTTCAAGTTAAGTGGCTCAGGATGCAAATGGGTCTTGTTGGCCAGGAGCCCGTGTTGTTTAATGAGACCGTTAGAGCCAACATTGCTTATGGTAAAGATGGTGATGCTACAGAATCTGAAATTATAGCTGCTTCAAAATTAGCTAATGCCCACAAGTTCATCAGTTCTTTACACAAAGGTTACGATACAATGGTAGGTGAGAAAGGAGCGCAAATGTCAGGTGGCCAAAAACAAAGAATAGCAATAGCTAGAGCGATTGTTAAGAGTCCCAAAATACTATTGTTTGATGAGGCTACAAGCGCGCTTGACGCCGAGTCGGAAAGAGTTGTTCAAGATGCGTTGGATAAAGTGATGGTCAACAGGACCACAGTGGTGGTTGCTCACCGGTTGTCAACAATTAAAAATGCAGACGTGATTGTAGTTATCAAGAATGGAGTAGTCGTTGAAAAAGGAAAACATGATAAATTAATCAATATCAAGGACGGATTCTATACATCTTTAGTTTCCTTTCATATGAACTCTAAGCATTAG